A window from Pyrococcus yayanosii CH1 encodes these proteins:
- a CDS encoding P-loop NTPase family protein, with product MGIYIFRPEDLLRYGTIREEQLKVLEEAVKGRSDILIVGGTRAGKTKLVEALTFLIPDDWRIAVITAYGEFKPFKENIEVIDTRFDGRRLEERTQDVVEKLREIEPDYVIVDTLHTVSVPEILRALIDNYAFIITSLVIARNLVEEVKHWLRMDDELLARFELIVELYRDVRTGLRKVNAIYRIKNEKGIKLEKIA from the coding sequence ATGGGCATATACATCTTCAGGCCGGAGGATCTTCTGAGGTACGGAACCATCCGCGAGGAGCAACTTAAGGTTCTTGAGGAGGCCGTTAAGGGCCGGAGCGACATCCTTATAGTGGGTGGCACGAGGGCCGGAAAGACAAAGCTCGTAGAGGCCTTAACGTTTCTCATACCTGACGATTGGAGGATAGCCGTCATCACAGCTTATGGAGAGTTTAAACCCTTCAAGGAGAACATCGAGGTCATCGATACCAGGTTCGATGGAAGGAGGCTCGAGGAGAGGACCCAAGACGTTGTGGAGAAGCTAAGGGAAATCGAGCCCGACTATGTTATCGTAGATACCCTTCACACCGTTAGCGTTCCAGAGATTCTCAGGGCCCTGATAGATAACTACGCCTTCATTATCACTTCTCTAGTAATCGCCCGCAACCTGGTTGAGGAAGTGAAGCACTGGCTCAGAATGGACGATGAGCTCTTGGCCAGGTTCGAGCTCATCGTGGAGCTTTACAGGGATGTCAGGACAGGGCTCAGGAAGGTGAATGCCATATATAGGATAAAGAACGAGAAAGGAATAAAGCTGGAGAAAATAGCTTAA
- a CDS encoding alanine--glyoxylate aminotransferase family protein: MQFEEAFKEVYELVKPKYKLFTAGPVACFPEVLAIMGVQMFSHRAKEYKEVHVDTVKRLREFLEVKEGEVLLFPSSGTGIMEASIRNGVSKGGKVLVTIIGAFGKRYKSVVESNGRKAVVLEYEPGKAVKPEDLDDALKKNPDVEAVAITYNETSTGVLNPLPELAKVAKEHDKLVFVDAVSAMGGADIKFDKWGLDVVFGSSQKAFGVPPGLAIGAFSKAFLEKAEKMEERGWYFDIPKYVKYQNEKQGTPSTPPMPQIFGLNVVLRIVEKMGGKEEWLKMYQKRAEMIREGVREIGLSILAEPGYESPTITAVVTPEGIKGDEVYEAMRKRGFELAKGYGSVKEKTFRIGHMGYMTFEDIREMLDNLREVIEELKREKGLA; encoded by the coding sequence ATGCAGTTCGAGGAGGCATTTAAAGAGGTTTATGAGCTCGTCAAGCCTAAGTATAAGCTCTTTACGGCAGGCCCAGTCGCGTGTTTCCCTGAGGTCCTCGCCATTATGGGCGTTCAGATGTTTAGTCACAGGGCCAAGGAGTACAAGGAGGTTCACGTGGACACCGTCAAGAGACTGAGGGAGTTCCTCGAGGTTAAAGAGGGTGAAGTCCTGCTCTTCCCGAGCTCCGGAACGGGTATCATGGAGGCAAGCATAAGGAACGGGGTTTCCAAGGGTGGAAAGGTTCTCGTCACGATAATCGGGGCCTTCGGAAAGAGGTACAAGAGCGTCGTCGAGAGCAACGGCAGGAAGGCTGTTGTCCTAGAATACGAGCCGGGTAAGGCCGTCAAGCCCGAGGACCTCGATGATGCCCTCAAAAAGAACCCGGACGTCGAGGCCGTTGCCATAACCTACAACGAGACCTCTACAGGAGTTCTCAACCCACTTCCAGAGCTTGCCAAGGTCGCCAAAGAGCATGACAAGCTCGTCTTTGTCGATGCGGTCTCCGCCATGGGTGGCGCTGACATAAAGTTCGATAAGTGGGGCCTTGATGTCGTGTTCGGAAGTAGCCAGAAGGCCTTCGGGGTTCCACCCGGCCTGGCAATAGGAGCCTTCAGCAAGGCCTTTTTGGAGAAGGCTGAGAAGATGGAGGAGAGGGGTTGGTACTTCGACATCCCCAAGTACGTAAAGTATCAGAACGAGAAGCAGGGCACTCCCTCAACTCCCCCAATGCCGCAGATATTCGGTCTCAACGTAGTCCTCCGTATCGTTGAGAAGATGGGTGGCAAGGAAGAGTGGCTCAAGATGTACCAGAAGAGGGCCGAGATGATCCGCGAGGGTGTCAGGGAAATAGGCCTCAGTATCCTGGCGGAGCCTGGTTACGAGAGCCCAACGATAACGGCCGTCGTGACGCCAGAAGGGATAAAGGGCGATGAGGTCTACGAGGCCATGAGGAAGAGGGGCTTTGAACTGGCCAAGGGCTACGGTAGCGTCAAGGAGAAGACTTTCCGCATAGGCCACATGGGCTACATGACCTTTGAGGACATAAGGGAGATGCTCGACAACCTGAGGGAGGTCATAGAGGAGCTGAAAAGGGAGAAGGGGCTGGCTTAA
- a CDS encoding serine/threonine protein kinase, giving the protein MKGPLGMLVSEEDIKELRKFLRGEGIELLEPYSKGTTSVVFKGMAGKKPVVIKWQRRDSPRRTLWREARILEMLKGTGVTAEPVLYAEVLGREILVREFLEGKPIIEADVEKKHLLRIAEKAHLLDVMGVDHGQIQGGKHIIIGEDVWIIDFEKASTQRKPRNLTSAMAMIFLSNNIVSRRVLEKFGIGDDFRKAMRETLREYKRTMNPSKVFELLASL; this is encoded by the coding sequence ATGAAGGGGCCCCTTGGGATGCTCGTTAGCGAGGAGGATATCAAGGAGCTTAGAAAATTCCTTAGGGGTGAGGGAATCGAGCTCTTAGAACCCTACTCCAAGGGTACTACGAGCGTCGTGTTCAAAGGTATGGCTGGGAAAAAGCCCGTCGTAATAAAATGGCAAAGAAGGGACTCACCGCGAAGGACCTTATGGAGGGAAGCCAGGATACTCGAGATGCTTAAGGGAACGGGGGTAACGGCCGAGCCCGTGCTCTACGCTGAGGTCCTGGGAAGAGAGATCCTCGTCAGGGAGTTCCTTGAAGGAAAGCCTATAATAGAGGCGGACGTTGAAAAGAAGCACCTCCTGAGGATAGCTGAGAAGGCGCACCTCCTGGATGTAATGGGAGTAGATCACGGCCAGATACAAGGGGGAAAGCACATAATAATCGGAGAGGACGTCTGGATAATCGACTTCGAGAAGGCTAGCACCCAGAGAAAACCCCGAAACCTGACCTCGGCGATGGCTATGATATTTCTATCCAACAACATCGTGTCGAGGAGAGTATTGGAAAAATTCGGAATAGGCGACGACTTTCGAAAGGCTATGAGAGAGACCCTAAGGGAATACAAGAGGACAATGAACCCTAGCAAAGTATTCGAGCTACTCGCGTCCCTTTGA
- a CDS encoding 50S ribosomal protein L40e: MARFPEAEARIFRKYVCLRCGATNPWGAEKCRRCGYKRLRPKAREPRGGGR; the protein is encoded by the coding sequence ATGGCAAGGTTCCCAGAGGCTGAGGCGAGGATATTCAGGAAGTACGTCTGCCTAAGATGCGGTGCTACTAACCCATGGGGAGCGGAGAAGTGCAGGAGGTGTGGCTACAAGAGGCTCAGGCCAAAGGCAAGGGAACCCAGAGGGGGAGGCCGCTGA
- a CDS encoding PadR family transcriptional regulator, with the protein MVEMFNRLRDKLTKEVLWLYILRLLKERPMYAYEIKGLLKERFGFEPATVSSYVVLYKLEEEGYVTSEWHESEAGRPARKYYKLTEKGEKLFEEGIKLIEDTLKKLK; encoded by the coding sequence ATGGTCGAGATGTTCAACAGGCTTAGGGACAAGCTCACCAAGGAGGTGCTGTGGCTTTACATCCTGCGACTCCTGAAGGAAAGGCCTATGTATGCCTACGAGATAAAGGGCCTCCTTAAGGAGAGATTTGGCTTCGAGCCAGCTACCGTGAGCTCATATGTTGTTCTCTACAAGCTCGAAGAAGAGGGCTACGTTACCTCCGAATGGCACGAGAGCGAGGCGGGAAGACCCGCTAGGAAGTACTACAAACTTACAGAGAAGGGGGAGAAGCTCTTCGAAGAGGGCATAAAATTGATAGAGGACACTCTGAAGAAGCTCAAATGA
- a CDS encoding acyl-CoA mutase large subunit family protein, with product MTFDPEKLKKIREEEKRWEETTVTKFLQKAPERKEKFMTDDGFEIKRIYTPADLGEDWDYMEKLGFPGEYPFTRGVYATMYRGRFWTMRQYAGYATAEESNKRYKYLLEQGQTGLSVAFDLPTQLGYDSDHPLAEGEVGKVGVAIDSLWDMEILFDGIPLDKVSTSMTINSTAANLLAMYILVAEKQGVPQHVLRGTVQNDILKEYIARGTYIFPPQPSMRLTTDIIMYCAENVPKWNPISISGYHIREAGANAVQEVAFTLADGIEYVKAVIERGMDVDKFAPRLSFFFAAHNNFLEEIAKFRAARRLWAYIMKEWFGAKNPRSMMLRFHTQTAGSTLTAQQPENNIIRVAIQALAAVLGGTQSLHTNSYDEALSLPTEKSVRIALRTQQIIAYESGVVDTVDPLGGAYYIEWLTDHIYEEALKYIEKIEKMGGMMRAIERGYVQKEIADAAYKYQKEIEEGKRIIVGVNKFVTDEPIEVEILKVDPSIREKQIERLKKLRSERDNKKVEEALDKLRNAAEKEDENLMPYIIEAHRHLATLGEVTDVLREVWGEYKAPLIF from the coding sequence ATGACTTTCGATCCCGAGAAGCTCAAGAAGATTAGGGAGGAGGAGAAGCGCTGGGAAGAAACTACAGTAACCAAGTTCCTCCAGAAGGCTCCCGAGAGAAAGGAGAAGTTCATGACAGATGACGGCTTCGAGATAAAGCGCATCTACACGCCAGCCGACCTTGGAGAGGATTGGGACTACATGGAGAAGCTTGGCTTTCCTGGCGAGTATCCCTTCACGAGAGGCGTCTACGCCACGATGTACAGGGGTCGTTTCTGGACTATGAGGCAGTATGCGGGCTATGCAACGGCCGAAGAATCCAACAAGCGCTACAAGTATCTCCTTGAGCAGGGTCAGACCGGTCTGAGTGTTGCCTTCGATCTGCCGACCCAGCTCGGATATGATAGCGACCATCCACTTGCTGAGGGCGAGGTCGGCAAGGTGGGTGTTGCCATAGATTCGCTCTGGGACATGGAGATACTCTTCGATGGAATTCCACTCGACAAGGTTTCCACATCGATGACGATAAATTCCACAGCCGCCAATCTGCTTGCCATGTACATTCTCGTTGCTGAAAAGCAGGGAGTTCCCCAGCACGTCCTCAGGGGAACCGTCCAAAATGACATCTTGAAGGAATATATAGCTAGAGGAACTTACATCTTCCCGCCCCAGCCGAGCATGCGCCTTACGACCGACATCATCATGTACTGTGCCGAGAACGTCCCCAAGTGGAACCCCATAAGCATAAGCGGCTATCACATCCGTGAGGCTGGAGCGAACGCCGTTCAGGAGGTCGCCTTTACCTTGGCGGATGGCATCGAGTACGTTAAGGCGGTCATAGAGAGGGGTATGGACGTTGACAAATTCGCTCCAAGACTAAGCTTCTTCTTCGCGGCACACAACAACTTCCTCGAGGAGATAGCCAAATTCAGGGCCGCAAGAAGGCTCTGGGCCTATATCATGAAGGAATGGTTTGGTGCCAAGAACCCGAGGAGCATGATGCTCCGATTCCACACCCAGACCGCTGGCTCTACGCTCACGGCTCAGCAGCCTGAAAACAACATAATAAGGGTCGCCATTCAGGCTTTGGCTGCCGTCCTTGGCGGAACTCAGAGTTTGCACACTAACTCCTACGACGAGGCCCTCTCATTGCCAACGGAGAAGAGCGTCCGCATAGCCCTAAGGACACAGCAGATTATCGCCTACGAAAGTGGCGTGGTCGATACAGTAGACCCACTTGGCGGCGCCTACTACATCGAGTGGCTCACCGACCACATCTATGAGGAGGCCCTTAAGTACATCGAGAAGATAGAGAAGATGGGAGGCATGATGAGGGCCATTGAGAGGGGCTACGTACAGAAGGAGATAGCGGATGCCGCATACAAGTACCAGAAGGAAATAGAGGAGGGCAAGCGAATAATCGTGGGCGTAAACAAGTTCGTGACGGATGAGCCCATTGAGGTTGAGATACTCAAAGTTGATCCAAGCATAAGGGAGAAGCAAATTGAACGTCTGAAGAAGCTCAGGAGCGAGCGCGACAACAAAAAGGTCGAGGAGGCCCTTGATAAGCTAAGAAACGCTGCTGAGAAGGAGGATGAGAACCTGATGCCCTACATCATTGAGGCCCACAGGCACCTCGCGACACTTGGCGAGGTCACGGACGTCCTTAGGGAGGTCTGGGGAGAGTACAAGGCCCCCCTCATCTTCTGA
- a CDS encoding TIGR00703 family protein, with the protein MLEGYYIIENPGVVPAERRFRFRDLKAWGYDLHLGTIEGERAYFVFRAGEKQEGETYVVGGKEYYVEETQRDIPENARLLAKIVIEKGQPYLVFWLEEEDRSFPLAKEDPRIILRRFWEKEKFNQLLKHVRSVGLTTDFYKDNVFIKAIPLPYEEYPPKVRRVLRAVKDVHRDMTGFGRFVFQYFGEEDKRHNYRLYWTLPTLHLFDLEVANEVDKILGMLD; encoded by the coding sequence ATGCTGGAGGGTTACTACATAATCGAGAACCCGGGTGTCGTCCCGGCCGAAAGGAGGTTTCGATTCAGGGACCTAAAGGCTTGGGGCTATGATCTGCATCTTGGTACAATTGAGGGGGAAAGAGCCTACTTCGTTTTCAGGGCTGGCGAGAAACAGGAGGGAGAAACCTATGTCGTCGGCGGGAAAGAGTACTATGTCGAAGAAACACAGAGGGATATCCCCGAGAATGCCCGTCTGCTGGCGAAGATAGTCATAGAGAAGGGTCAGCCTTATCTGGTCTTCTGGCTCGAGGAGGAGGATAGAAGTTTCCCACTAGCCAAAGAAGATCCGAGAATAATCCTGAGAAGGTTCTGGGAGAAAGAGAAGTTCAACCAGCTCCTCAAGCACGTGAGGAGCGTTGGCCTTACCACGGACTTCTACAAGGATAACGTTTTCATAAAGGCTATACCTCTTCCCTACGAGGAGTATCCGCCGAAGGTTAGAAGGGTTCTGAGGGCTGTCAAGGATGTTCACCGAGACATGACAGGGTTTGGTAGGTTCGTATTCCAGTACTTCGGGGAGGAAGACAAGAGACATAACTACAGGCTCTACTGGACATTACCGACGCTACACCTATTCGACCTCGAGGTGGCCAACGAGGTTGACAAGATCCTCGGGATGCTGGATTGA
- a CDS encoding tRNA 4-thiouridine(8) synthase ThiI, which translates to MNAVVVRYGEIGTKSRQTRSWFERILVNNIREALISEGIGYKEIVARHGRIIVKTNEAEKATEVLARVFGIVSLSPAMEVEASLEKINKIALRLFRRTKRSLSLERPRFRVTARRITKELPLTSVELQAKVGEYILEHEEAEVDLRNYDIEVGIEVMEGKAYIFTEKVKGWGGLPLGTQGKVVVLLSGPNSALAAFLMMKRGVEVIPFHVKESEEELENVRVLWRKLKRYAYGGKGELVVAEVPKEKMIEKAVELAKDFGAKGIVSGRRAEKLTEALGDALIEENAKCPLPIYYPLIALPKEYLEGVRKRAGL; encoded by the coding sequence GTGAACGCCGTGGTAGTGAGATACGGAGAGATTGGAACGAAGTCGAGACAGACGAGGAGCTGGTTCGAGAGAATACTCGTGAACAACATAAGGGAGGCCCTTATTAGTGAGGGAATAGGCTACAAGGAGATAGTCGCGAGGCACGGGAGAATAATCGTGAAGACCAACGAGGCCGAGAAAGCTACCGAAGTTCTGGCGCGGGTCTTCGGAATAGTCTCCCTCAGCCCCGCAATGGAAGTCGAGGCGAGCCTTGAAAAGATAAACAAAATAGCCCTGAGGCTCTTCCGGAGAACAAAGAGAAGCTTAAGCTTAGAGCGGCCAAGGTTCAGGGTGACCGCGAGGAGGATAACGAAGGAGCTTCCGCTGACAAGCGTGGAGTTGCAGGCAAAGGTGGGAGAATACATCTTAGAACATGAAGAGGCTGAGGTAGATTTGAGGAACTACGACATCGAGGTTGGCATCGAGGTCATGGAGGGAAAGGCGTACATATTCACGGAAAAAGTTAAGGGGTGGGGAGGGCTACCTCTAGGTACTCAGGGAAAGGTTGTCGTCCTCTTGAGCGGGCCCAACTCTGCCCTCGCGGCCTTTCTAATGATGAAGAGGGGAGTTGAGGTGATCCCCTTCCACGTGAAGGAAAGCGAAGAAGAGCTAGAGAACGTAAGAGTACTTTGGAGGAAGCTAAAACGCTATGCCTACGGGGGAAAGGGAGAGCTAGTCGTCGCGGAGGTTCCAAAGGAGAAGATGATAGAGAAGGCCGTTGAACTTGCTAAGGATTTTGGAGCAAAGGGTATCGTGAGTGGCCGTCGTGCGGAAAAACTTACGGAGGCTCTTGGCGACGCCCTCATAGAGGAGAACGCGAAGTGTCCTCTCCCGATTTATTATCCGCTCATAGCACTCCCTAAGGAATACCTAGAGGGTGTCAGAAAAAGGGCAGGGCTATGA
- a CDS encoding DUF555 domain-containing protein, whose product MGDYVVVLEAPIIVRDVKSVEEAIEAAVSKVMNALNREKLDFVRIELGYSRCPVCGTHFESAFVVGDVGLVGIYLTLKVFNAQSLEHAERIAKAVVGKALKKVPLKLFEIRELNNGKEGGGINIEEQGEAS is encoded by the coding sequence ATGGGAGACTATGTGGTAGTTTTGGAGGCTCCAATAATAGTGAGAGATGTGAAAAGCGTCGAGGAGGCGATAGAGGCCGCCGTGAGCAAGGTTATGAATGCCCTTAACAGGGAGAAGCTGGACTTTGTGAGGATAGAGCTCGGCTACTCTAGGTGCCCTGTCTGCGGGACCCACTTCGAGAGTGCCTTCGTGGTCGGCGACGTTGGCCTCGTGGGTATATACCTTACCTTGAAGGTGTTCAACGCTCAGAGCCTCGAGCACGCCGAGAGGATAGCTAAGGCGGTCGTCGGGAAGGCCCTTAAGAAGGTTCCACTCAAGCTATTTGAGATTAGGGAGCTCAACAACGGAAAAGAGGGAGGGGGAATAAACATCGAGGAGCAGGGAGAGGCCTCATAG
- a CDS encoding DUF357 domain-containing protein, whose protein sequence is MANVISEEKLKKYFRLTREALEKLEIAVHEKSHLYSVAKDFLMMAESYFRDAQYYYEKGDYVTAFAALNYAHGFIDAGVRLGVFKGEDERLFAFG, encoded by the coding sequence GTGGCCAACGTTATCAGCGAGGAAAAGCTCAAGAAGTACTTCCGCCTGACCAGGGAGGCCCTCGAAAAGCTGGAAATAGCCGTTCACGAAAAGAGCCACCTCTATTCTGTTGCGAAAGACTTTTTAATGATGGCCGAAAGCTACTTCCGCGACGCCCAGTACTACTATGAGAAGGGTGATTATGTGACGGCTTTCGCTGCCCTAAACTACGCCCATGGCTTCATAGATGCTGGTGTGAGGCTCGGTGTTTTCAAGGGGGAGGACGAGAGGCTTTTTGCCTTCGGGTGA
- a CDS encoding metallophosphoesterase, which produces MDIKLLPEKAILANGNLIVADIHIGFEEAAAAEGKYIPKLLKEVISQIQAIIERERPRRVIINGDLKHSFVPLKREYVEVKTFLENITSLVNEVIVVKGNHDVGIKWIENIGAEVLDAFEIGKWKVVHGHRLEEGERFIIGHEHPAIRLRDEVGAVIKVPTFLIGKDIIVLPAFSPWAYGNDITGEIISPILRTKNINELEVHVPLENEILNFGKLGKLIEALRRLSSI; this is translated from the coding sequence ATGGACATTAAACTTCTCCCAGAAAAAGCCATTCTTGCAAACGGTAATCTAATTGTGGCAGATATCCATATAGGATTTGAGGAGGCTGCTGCAGCGGAAGGAAAATACATCCCGAAGCTTCTGAAGGAGGTAATATCTCAAATCCAAGCGATAATAGAGAGGGAAAGACCGAGAAGAGTAATAATAAACGGAGACCTAAAGCACTCTTTTGTTCCCCTGAAAAGGGAGTATGTAGAGGTAAAAACCTTCCTGGAAAATATAACTTCCTTAGTTAATGAAGTCATTGTTGTAAAGGGAAATCACGACGTGGGAATAAAATGGATCGAAAATATCGGGGCCGAAGTGCTAGATGCATTTGAAATTGGAAAGTGGAAAGTCGTTCATGGCCATAGATTGGAGGAAGGCGAAAGGTTCATAATCGGCCATGAACATCCAGCCATAAGGTTAAGGGACGAGGTTGGAGCAGTAATTAAGGTCCCAACATTCTTGATTGGAAAGGACATAATAGTACTGCCAGCTTTTAGCCCATGGGCCTATGGAAATGACATAACCGGCGAAATAATCTCCCCAATTTTGAGGACAAAAAACATTAATGAGCTGGAAGTTCACGTCCCTCTAGAAAATGAAATACTAAATTTTGGGAAACTTGGAAAGCTAATTGAAGCCCTAAGAAGGCTTTCCTCTATCTAG